Proteins encoded in a region of the Corallococcus caeni genome:
- a CDS encoding ADYC domain-containing protein: MRTLQRVVAACFAVVAVGCGTESPELDAPSLRTQVAEVVSPNGRNLNGRNLNGRNLNNSELGGMLVSVAYAGAHSASGKPLSNVRLQGSAFVGLDGTTPVSGTDFTGARFVGKMGDDSTLHLRVDSITQGSGGDSDLWSYQVSYEGSDGSWRSVCQDANGAANSAIAVAGRWNYLQGVAGGGEKIEDATAFTFACEGAAIAKCMHFGYKPWATAANGESLAGHHQACTRMVRADFCGDGESHTIDGQWVNLYDGVGVQADTESWSLEAEWSEAGARCFTSETRAHVPVTCSGFNPIPDCGSTSHFDSGTRLISESPYGASGL; this comes from the coding sequence ATGAGGACGTTGCAGCGAGTGGTCGCGGCGTGTTTCGCCGTCGTGGCGGTGGGCTGTGGCACGGAATCGCCGGAGCTCGACGCTCCCTCCCTGCGCACGCAGGTGGCGGAGGTCGTGTCTCCCAACGGGCGCAACCTCAATGGCCGCAACCTCAATGGCCGCAACCTGAACAACAGCGAGCTGGGCGGCATGCTGGTGTCCGTGGCGTACGCGGGCGCCCACTCCGCCTCCGGCAAGCCGCTGAGCAACGTGCGGCTGCAGGGCTCGGCCTTCGTCGGCCTGGACGGCACCACCCCCGTGTCGGGCACGGACTTCACCGGTGCGCGCTTCGTCGGCAAGATGGGGGATGACAGCACCCTGCACCTGCGCGTGGACAGCATCACCCAGGGCAGCGGCGGCGACAGCGACCTGTGGTCCTACCAGGTCTCCTACGAGGGTTCGGACGGCAGCTGGCGCTCCGTGTGCCAGGACGCCAACGGCGCGGCGAACTCCGCCATCGCCGTGGCCGGGCGCTGGAACTACCTCCAGGGCGTGGCCGGCGGCGGTGAGAAGATTGAAGACGCCACCGCCTTCACCTTCGCCTGCGAGGGCGCCGCCATCGCGAAGTGCATGCACTTTGGCTACAAGCCCTGGGCCACCGCCGCCAACGGCGAGAGCCTCGCGGGCCACCACCAGGCCTGCACCCGCATGGTGCGCGCGGACTTCTGCGGCGACGGCGAGTCGCACACCATCGACGGCCAGTGGGTCAACCTCTACGACGGCGTGGGCGTCCAGGCCGACACCGAGTCCTGGAGCCTGGAGGCCGAGTGGAGCGAGGCCGGCGCCCGCTGCTTCACCTCGGAGACCCGCGCCCACGTGCCCGTGACGTGCTCGGGCTTCAACCCCATCCCGGACTGCGGCAGCACCAGCCACTTCGATTCCGGCACCCGCCTCATCAGCGAGTCGCCCTACGGCGCCAGCGGGTTGTAG